One Microvirga lotononidis genomic window carries:
- a CDS encoding ParB N-terminal domain-containing protein, with protein sequence MVLKKQTLSIHDVYVPVKRRQTLDLQKVEALAESMMEKGQETPILVRPYGQRFVLVEGLHRLEACKALGETTVPAYFVQARRH encoded by the coding sequence ATGGTATTGAAGAAGCAGACCCTTTCGATCCACGATGTCTATGTGCCTGTGAAGCGCCGCCAAACCCTGGACCTGCAGAAGGTTGAGGCTTTGGCCGAGAGCATGATGGAAAAGGGGCAGGAGACCCCCATTCTCGTGCGGCCTTACGGGCAGCGGTTTGTCCTCGTCGAGGGACTGCATCGTTTGGAGGCGTGCAAAGCTCTCGGGGAGACCACCGTTCCAGCCTACTTTGTGCAGGCTCGTCGGCACTGA